The nucleotide window AGAGAACGCGATCGTGATCTTCCCCGGCGCGAACCGCAAACAGTCACCCGGGTCAATTGACGCGGCACTGCATGATGCGCGTCAGGGTGATATTCTGATGTTTCAGAACGAAACCAACGGCAAGAAATTTGCGGCCGCGCAAGCGCGGGAAAAGGGGCTGCACGTGGTGTATGTGCCTGCGCCGTACGATGAAAGCGCAGTGATGGATGTGCTTTCATACACTCAAATTCTGGTGCTGAACGAAATTGAGTTCAGCCAGATGATGCAGGCCACCGGGCGGGACGTGGCAACTCTTGGGGTTGCAACCATAGTCGTGACGCGCGGGGCGCAGGGGGCGCTGTTGCTGGAGGAAAGCGCCGGTTGGACGGAACGGGTTTTTGCCGCGCCCGCCGTTGACCCGGTGGATACGACAGGCGCCGGTGATACGTTCGCGGGGTATCTGGCCGCTGGCCTCGATGCCGGGCTGGATGCCGCGGTCGCGGTCCAGCGCGCGGTGTCTGCCTCGGCGTTGCAGGTGACGCGGCGCGGGACTGCGGATGCTATCCCGGACCTGACGGAGGTTCAGGCCTTTATGCGTCAGGACCCGACGAATGGCGCGTCGTTGCCCCACAACTGACGGATGCGGGCATCTCGGCCACATGCCTTGCGATACGCCTTGTAGGCCTTGGCCTGCGTTTTCGGACCGAAGCGGGTGATGATCAGGCGGTCGCCCTTGTAGTAGTCCTGGTGATAGTCTTCCGCCTGGTAGAAGTCCGACGCGGGCAGGATCGGCGTCACGATATCCTGGCCAAGAGACGCGGCCGCCTTTGCCTTGGCGGTCTCTGCGGCCTCTTTCTCGGCGTTTCCGTTGACAAAGATCGCGGTGCGGTAACTGTCGCCCCGGTCGCAGAACTGGCCGCCGGCGTCGGTGGGATCGACCGAGCGGAAGAAGAGTGACAAGAGCTCGTCCCTGCTGACCTGCGCGGGATCGTACTCGATCTGTACCGCCTCGTAGTGGCCCGTGCCGCCGCGCACGACCTGTTTGTAGGTCGGGTTTTCCACGGTGCCGCCGGTATAGCCGGAGACGACCTCGCTGACGCCTTCGACGGATTCGAAATCCGCCTCGACGCACCAGAAACAGCCGCCGGCCACCGTGAGCGTTTCGGTTTCGGCGGCCTTGGCGGCGTTGGTCTGGACACCGAAGCCGACGGCGATGGATATGGCGAGCACGGTCGCCTTGATATTTCGCAGATGGTGCATGGCACAGCCTCCCTTTGGTCAGGGTCAAACTGCCGCGCTTCGGCTGCTGTTCCAACTCACCACGCCGTGAGGTCACGGGCCGGTGATGCGAATTTACCCCTTGGCACCGATTTGGCCTGTTCCTAGCGTGTGCTGAAACAAATCGCGGGGCGGTTTGTAACAAAGCGAAAGGGCGACGGGTATGGCAGAGCATCAGACGACACACCAGGCGGAAGAGGATGCGCGGAACGAAGAGATCCTGATCTGGCTGAACGGTCGGATCGTGCCGAAGGCAGAAGCGCTGGTCAGTGTCTATGACAGCGGATTCATGCTGGGCGACGGGGTGTGGGAAGGTCTGCGGCTGTATGACGGGACGTGGGCCTTTGTCGATGAGCATCTTGATCGCTTGTTCGAGGCGGCGAAGGCGATTGACCTGGATATCGGCCTGTCGCGCGAGGAGGTGTTGCAAGCCATTCTGGACACGCAGAAAGCTAACGACATGACAAGCGATGCCCATGCACGCCTGATGGTGACGCGGGGCGTCAAGACGCGACCGTTCCAGCACCCGAGCCTGTCGCGGCAGGGGCCGACGGTCACGATCATCATGGAGCATTCGCGCCCCAAGATTGCGCGGCCCATACGGCTGGCCACTGTGCCTCATCTCCGGGGCCTGCCGATGACGCAGGACCCGAAGCTGAATTCGCATTCCAAGCTCAACTGCATCCTGGCCTGCATCGCCGCGGAAAAAGCGGGTGCGGACGAAGCCTTGATGCTGGATGTGCATGGGTTCGTGAACACGACTAATGCCTGCAATTTCTTTATCGTTCGTAAAGGCGAAGTTTGGACCTCGACCGGGGACTATTGCATGAACGGAATTACGCGGCAGAAAGTCATCGACCTATGCAGGGAAAACGGCATTCCGGTTCACGAGCGGAATTATTCTCTGGTGGATACCTATGGCGCGGAGGAGGCGTTTCTGACCGGCACATTCGGCGCGCAGACGCCGGTGAGCGAGATCGACGAGCGGCCCATTGGCGATGGCGAGGCCGGGCCGGTGACGAAGCGGATCCAAGCGCTTTACAAGGACCTGATCGCCAAGGAATGCGCCTGATGCGGATCGCGATGTGGTCGGGGCCGCGCAACCTGTCGACGGCGATGATGTATGCCTTTGCGGCGCGGGGCGATTGCGCCGTGATCGATGAGCCGTTCTATGCCGCCTACCTGACGATGACAGGGCTGGAGCACCCGATGCGGGACGAGATCATTGCCTCGCAATCGTGTGATCCTGCGGATGTGGTCGCCGGGCTGATGGGGCCTATCCCACAGGGAAAGCAGCACTTTTATCACAAGCACATGGCGCAGCACATGATAGACGGCGTGCCGCGCGAATGGATCCGGGACGTGGTGAACGTGTTCCTGATCCGGCATCCGGCGCGGGTGGTGGCGAGTTTTTCCGCCAAGTACGAAAAGCCCACGCTGGACGATATCGGCTTTCGTCAGCAGGCGGAGCTGTTCGACCAGGTCAAGGCGCTGGGTGGCGATCCGGTGGTGATCGACAGCGCCGATATCCGGCGCGATCCCGAGGGGCACTTGCGGGCCTTGTGCGACCGGATCGGGTTGGAATGGACGCCGGACATGCTGCGCTGGCCCAAGGGCGGGCACGCGGATGATGGGGTCTGGGCCAGCCACTGGTACGGGGCTGTGCACGGCTCGACCGGGTTCGCATCGGCCGAGGGAGAGGTGCCGGAACTGACCGGGTGGAAGGCTGATCTGTCCGCCGCCGCGATGCCCTATTACGAGGCGTTGCGCGGGGAAGCGGTTAACGCACCGTATCAGGGTTAACGGGCGAATCAGAGCCTGATTTGGCATGTCGGTATCGCGTCGGTATTTCAGTGGTATCGCGACGGTGCCGATTTTGCAGAACGCCGTGGTGAACGGGCCGAACGCGCGTCGGCCCGTCTGAGTTGCCGCGCCTAGCCTTTCAGGCGCCGATTGCGCGCGGCGAGAAGTTTCAGGCGCAGGGCATTCAACTGAATGAACCCGGCGGCGTCTTTCTGGTCGTAGGCGCCGGCGTCTTCCTCGAACGTCACGTGGGCCTCGGAATAGAGCGAGTGATCGGACCAGCGACCGACGCAGGTGACGGACCCCTTGTAGAGCTTCAGCCGGACGGTGCCGGTGACGTGCTCCTGGCTTTTGTCGATGGCGGCTTGCAGCATCTCGCGTTCGGGGCTGAACCAGAAGCCGTTGTAGATGAGCTCGGCATAGCGGGGCATCAGGCTGTCCTTGAGGTGGCCCGCGCCGCTGTCGAGCGTGATCTGCTCTATGCCGCGATGCGCCTCGAGCAGAACGGTGCCGCCGGGGGTCTCGTAGATGCCGCGGGACTTCATGCCGACGAAACGGTTTTCCACGAAATCGAGCCGGCCGATGCCATGCTTGCCGCCAAGCTCGTTGAGCCTGGTCAGGATCGTGGCGGGGGACATGGCCTCGCCGTTGATCGACACGGCGTCGCCCTTTTCGAACCCGATCTCGACGAGTTCGGGGACGTCGGGCGCATCCTCGGGGTTCGTGGTGCGCTGGTAGACGTAGTCGGGTGCCGGCTCGGCGGGGTCTTCCAGCACCTTGCCCTCGGATGAGGTGTGCAGGAGGTTGGCGTCCACGCTGAACGGCGCCTCGCCGCGCTTGTCCTTGGCGATGGGGATCTGGTTCTTCTCGGCAAATTCCAGAAGGCGGGTGCGCGAGGTCAGGTCCCATTCGCGCCACGGCGCGATGACCTTGATATCGGGGTTGAGCGCGTAAGCGGCCAGTTCGAACCGGACCTGGTCATTGCCTTTGCCGGTGGCGCCGTGGGCGACAGCATCGGCGCCGGTTTCGGCGGCGATCTCGACAAGGCGCTTGGAAATGAGCGGGCGCGCGATGGAGGTGCCGAGCAGGTACTGGCCTTCGTAAAGCGCGTTGGCGCGGAACATCGGGAAGACGAAGTCGCGGACGAATTCCTCGCGGATATCCTCGATGTAGATATTGTCGGGGTTGATACCGAGGAGTTCGGCCTTCTTGCGGGCTGGATCGAGCTCTTCGCCCTGGCCGAGATCGGCGGTGAAGGTCACGACCTCGCAGCCGTACTCGGTTTGCAGCCACTTGAGGATGATCGACGTATCGAGGCCGCCGGAATAGGCCAGCACGACTTTCTTGGGCGCGGACATCTTGGTACCCCTTTGCATGATGTTGCAGGGGCGATTACCGGGTTTTCACAGGCGGGGCAAGGCGGCGGAGGCTTGTCACGCGGGCCGCGATGAGCGAAGGACGGGGCATGAGCGATTTCCGAACCAAGGCCCGGGCCGCCGAGGCCGAAATGCGCGCCGTCTTCGAGCCGACGCCGCTGCAGCGCAATGCGCACCTGTCCGACAGGTACGGCGCGGAGGTGTACCTGAAGCGCGAGGATCTGAGCCCGGTGCGAAGTTACAAGCTGCGTGGGGCGTTCAACGCGATGCGCAAGGTGATGGCGGCGGGCGAGGATGCGCCGGTGTTCGTTTGCGCCAGTGCCGGCAACCATGCGCAGGGCGTGGCCTTCATGTGCCGGCATTTCGGGGTGAAGGGCGTGATCTTCATGCCGGTGACGACGCCGCAGCAGAAGATCGGCCAGACGCGCAAGTTTGGCGGCGATGCAGTGACGATCCGCATGGTTGGGGACTATTTCGACGACACGCTGGCCAAGGCGCAAGCCTATTGCGCCGAGGTGGGCGGGCATTTCCTGTCGCCGTTTGACGACGAGGACGTGATCGAGGGGCAGGCGTCGGTCGCGGTGGAAATCGAGGCGCAGTTGGGCGTGGTGCCGGACCGGATCGTGCTGCCGGTGGGCGGCGGGGGCCTGTCGTCGGGCGTGCGCAGTTATTTCGGGCCGGAGGCGAACATGGTGTTCGTGGAGCCGATGGGCGGCGCTTGTCTTGCCGCCGCGTTGCAGGCCGGGGCGCCTGTGCGGCTGAAATCCGTGAACACCTTTGCCGACGGGGCGGCTGTGGCGCAGATCGGGGCGCGGACGTTTGAGCGGTTGCGCGATGTGGATTCCGCAAGCGTTCTGGCCGTGGCCGAGGATCGGGTCTGCACCACGATGCTGGAGATGCTGAACATCGAGGGCATGGTGCTGGAACCGGCAGGTGCGCTGGCGGTGGATGCGCTGAAGGACCTGGATATAAGCCCCGGCGAGAAGATCGTCTGCGTGACCTCGGGCGGGAATTTCGATTTTGAACGCCTGCCGGAAGTGAAGGAGCGGGCGCAGCGGTTCGCGGGGCTGAAGAAATACTTTGTGCTGCGGATGCCGCAGCGGCCCGGGGCGCTGAAGGACTTCCTGACGATTCTGGGGCCGGACGACGATATCGCGCGGTTCGAGTACCTGAAGAAATCGGCGCGCAATTTCGGCTCGGTCCTGATCGGGATCGAGACCAGTGACGCGGCCAATTTCCAGAGGATCGAGGCGGAGATGACCGCGGGCGGGTTCGAGCACCGCGATATCACCAATGACCAGATCCTGGCGGAGTTCCTAATTTGAGGTGAGGCGGGGCAGTTCGCCCAGGAACTCGGTCTTGGACGAGGTGTAGGTCTCGACGATATGGGCGAGGTCGATATCGGAGGCGTCGCCGCGCGCGGCCGTGAGTTCGCCATCCTTGCAGAGCCTGGAAAAGTCATCGAAGCCGAGGTTGAGCGCGCTGCCCTTGAGAAAATGCAGCTTGGCCTCGAGCGTTTCGGGGGCGGGGTTGGCGCGAAGCTCGGCAATCTCCTCCTCGACCTCTTCGAGGAAGATCTCGACCACCTCGTCGAAATCCTCGGCCCCGATTTCGTCACGCAACTGGGTCACACGGTTCCAATCGATCATGGCAGCCTCCTTTCTGCCGGACGCTAGGGGCACTCGATTAAAGGCCGGTGAAGGAGGTGGACGAATTAGGCGGCATTTTAGGCTTCACATGGCATTAAGGGGGGCGTGGTTGCATATGGGCGAAAACGCATAGGCAAGACCCGTGTCGGCCCACCCCAGCAAGGCGATAGATCCGCCGCCCGATCAGATGAGCATCCGCCGTGTGCTGGTTGTCGATGACAGCCGGTTGCAGCGGCGCATCATCAACGCGGCCCTGTCGCGACTGGGGCTGGAGGTGGTCGAGGCCGGATCGGGGACCGAGGCGCTGGCGATTTGCGAGGCGGCGCCGCCGGACCTGGTGATCAGCGACTGGATGATGCCGGGGATGAACGGGCTGGAGCTGTGCCGTGCGTTCCGGGCGCTGCCGCGGGAAGATTACGGGTATTTCATCCTGGTGACCTCGAAGAGCGAGAAGGAGGAGGTGGCGCTGGGCCTCGATGCCGGGGCGGACGATTTCCTGACGAAGCCGATCAACCCGGGCGAGCTGCGCGCACGGATCGCGGCGGGGGACCGGATCGTGCGGATGCAGCGCGAGCTGAGCGAGACGAACCGACTGGTGCGCGAAACACTGGCGGAATTGCAGGGGCTCTACGATTCGCTCGACAGTGACCTGATCGAGGCGAAGAAGCTGCAACAGTCGCTGATTTCCGAACGCTACCGCGAGTTTGGCTCGGCGCAGGTGTCGTTGCTGTTGCGCTCTGCGGCGCATGTGGGGGGCGACCTTGTGGGGGTCTTTCCGGTAAGCGAGACGCGGATCGGTCTTTATGCGATAGACGTGTCGGGGCATGGCGTGAGTTCGGCCCTGATGACGGCGCGGCTGGCGGGATACCTGTCGGCCACCACGCCCGAGCAGAACGTGGCGCTGGTGCATGGTCCGGATGGGTTTCTGCCGCGGCCGCCGAACGAGGTGCTGGCGGACCTGAACCAGATGTTTCTGGGTGAAATAGAGACTGAACTTTATTTCACGATGCTCTTGGCCGATGTCGATCTTGCCACCGGGCGCGTGACCATGGCGCAGGCGGGGCACCCGTGCCCGGCCATCCAGCGCGCCGACGGGCGGGTCGAGATAAACGGGCCGGGGGGCCTGCCCGTGGGGCTGATCGACGGCGCGACGTATGACGCTTTCGAGGTGCAGCTGTATCCCGGCGACCGGCTGTTGCTGCATTCGGACGGGGTGGACGAATGCGCGGATCGCGCGGGCAGGCTGCTGGGCGAGGACGGGGTGCGGCGTATCCTGCGCGAGCTGCGCCAGACCGAAGGCATGGCGTTGCTGGAATCGGTGATCTGGAAGCTGGCGGAGTATGCCGGGCGCGACGATTTCGACGACGACGTGTCGGCAGTGCTGCTGGAGTTCAGGCCAGTCGGAAAAGCACCCTGACGAAGTGCCGGTCGCCGGGGTTGCCGACATGGCGCGCGGCGGTTTCGGGATCGGCGAAAAAGGCGGTATGGCCGGGTTCGGACGGCGCGGACAGAGGGCGGACGGGCCGGGCGTGGTAGACGATGCAGATCTTGTCGGCCCACAGATCGTATTCCGGCATGTAGACGAAGCGCCGGAACGCGCCGAGCCGACGGGGGCCGGCGATGCGCCAGCCGGTTTCCTCGAACACTTCGCGGTGCAGCGCCTGGAGGGGCGATTCGCCGGGGTCGATGCCGCCGCCGGGCAATTGCATCTCGGGCTTGGGCTCTTCCTGCCAGGTCAGGAGGAGTTTTCCGTTGCGCGGCAGGATGGCGTAGGCGCCGGGGCGCGCGGTGTATCGGATGTCGGGCCTTGGCGGCTTGCCGAAGCGTCGCATGGCGGGCCCCCCTTGGAGTATGCCTTGTTGCGCATATATAGTCGCGATATGCCAAGAACGGGCGCACAAGAAAACCCCCCAAAGGATACGCGATGACACTCGGCCAGAAGATCGCCTGGGACGATACCGTCCTGCCATTTCAATTGGACCAATCGGACGTGCGTGGCCGCGTGGTGCGGCTGGACGGTGTGCTAGATGGTGTGCTGAAACAGCATGACTATCCCGCGCCGGTGGAGGCGCTCATTGCCGAGATGGCGTTGATGACGGCGCTTATCGGACAGACGATCAAGCTGCGCTGGAAGCTGTCTTTGCAGGTGCAGTCACAAGGCCCGGTGCGGATGATCGCGACGGATTACTTCGCCCCGTCCGAGGATGGCGAGCCCGCGAAGATCCGCGCCTATGCCAGTTTCGACCCGGAGCAGATTACCGATGCCACGCCGTTCGAGCAGATCGGCGAAGGGTATTTCGCGGTGATTCTGGACCAGGGCAAGGATACCGCGCCCTACCAGGGAATCACGCCGATCGCGGGCACGCGTCTGAGCGATTGCGCCGAGGCCTATTTCGCGCAGTCCGAGCAATTGCCGACGCGGTTTGCCCTGAGCTATGGCCGTTCGACCGAGGGCGACGGGCGCGAGCACTGGCGCGCGGGCGGCGTGATGATCCAGATGATGCCCAAGGCGTCGCCCTTTGCCAGCGGTGGCGGAAGCGGCGAAGACGGGTTGCTGTCGGCCTCGGATATCTTGGATGAGGATGGCGAGGAAAACTGGAACCGCGTAAACACCCTGCTGGATACGGTCGAGGACCTGGAACTGATCGGACCGTCGGTGTCGTCGACCGACCTGCTGGTGCGTCTGTTTCACGAAGAGACCCCGCGCGTCTTTGACGTTCAGCCGGTGCGCTTTGGCTGTACCTGTTCCGAGGAGCGGTTGCGCAACAGCCTGTCGATCTATTCGGCCAAGGATATCGGGCACATGACCACCGACGAGGGCACGGTCACCGCCGATTGCCAGTTCTGCGGGGCGCATTACACGCTCGACCCGGCGACGCTGGGTTTCGAGGCCGAGGCGAAGGGCGATGACGAGTGACCTGATTGCGACCCTGCGCGGCGCGTTGCAGGGCGACATGGCGCCGTCGTCGGATTACGATCTGAACCCGGATGTGGTACTGCCGGAGGGGCGCAAGCTGCGGCCCGCCGGGGTGCTGGTGCCGATCGAGGTGACGGAAGCGGGCGCGCGGCTGTGGCTGACCAAGCGGTCCTCGGCCTTGCAGCATCATCCGGGGCAGGTGGCGTTTCCCGGTGGCAAGCAGGAGGACGGTGACGCCGATATCGTGGCCGCCGCCCTGCGCGAGGCGCACGAGGAGATCGGGCTGGACCCGGACAAGGTGGAGGTCCTGGGCACGTTGCCGCCGCACGAGACGGTGACGAGTTTCCACGTGACGCCGGTGATCGGGGTGATCTCGACGCCGTTTTCGCCGGTGCCCGAGGCGGGCGAAGTGGAGGAAGTGTTCTCGGTTCCGCTGGAGCACGTGTTGGAGTTGGGCCGGTTCAGGGTCGAATCCCGGCGCTGGCGCGGGACCCGGCGGCATTATTTCGCGGTGCCGTATGGCCCCTATTACATCTGGGGCGCGACCGCGCGGATGTTGCGCGCGATGGCCGAGGCTGTACGCTTGGGCGCATGACCCTGACAGGTGACTGGATCGACGCGAACGAGACGCAGGATGTGTGCCGGATGCTGGAGGCAGCCGGGCATCGCGCCCTGTTGGTCGGCGGCTGCGTGCGAAACGCGCTGATGGGCGTGGCGGTGAACGACATCGACATCAGCACGGACGCGCGGCCAAATGCCGTTGTCGCGCTGGCAGAGGCGGCGGGGATGAAGCCGGTGCCCACGGGGATCGAGCATGGCACGGTGACGGTGGTCTGCCGGGGCGTGCCGTTCGAAGTGACGACCTTTCGCAAGGATGTGGAGACGGACGGGCGGCGCGCCGTGGTCGCCTTTGCCGATGACGTGGAAAGTGACGCGCGGCGGCGGGATTTCACGGTGAACGCGCTCTATGCGACGCGAAAGGGTGAGGTAATCGACCCGCTGGGCGGGTTGCCGGATATCGCGGCGCGGCGCATCCGGTTCATCGACGATGCCGAGACGCGGATACGGGAGGATTACCTGCGCATCCTGCGGTTCTTTCGCTTTCACGCGGCCTACGGGGACCCTGCGGGGGGTCTGGACCCGGACGGGCTGGCGGCCTGCGCGGCGCTGGCGGACGGGATCGACGGGTTGTCGAAAGAGCGGATCGGGGCGGAGATGGGCAAGCTGCTGGCGGCGCGCGACCCCGCGCCATCGGTTGCGGCGATGCGGCAGGCGGGGGTGCTGGCGCACGTTCTGCCCGGGGCCGATAACCGGGCGCTGGCGCCGCTGGTGCATCTGGAAGAGATGCACGGGTTTGACGCGGACGCGATGCGGCGGTTGGCGGCGCTGGGTGGGGACAATCCGGCCGACGCGCTGCGCCTGAGCCGGAAGGATGCGCGGCGGCTGGAGGGTCTGCGCAACGAGGCCGCGGGCCCGCAACCGCCCGAGGCGCTGGGGTATCACCACGGGGCGGAGACGGCGCGGGACATCGTGCTGTTGCGTGCCGCGATGTTCGAGCTGCCGGTTCCGCGTCACGCCTTTGCCGCCGCAGAGTTGGGGGCGAACGCGGTGTTTCCTATCAACGCGCAGGACCTGATGCCGGCGCTGGAAGGTCCCGCATTGGGCAAGGCCCTGAAAGAACTGGAGGATGCGTGGATCGCGTCGGGGTTTGCGCTCGACCGGCAGGCGCTGCTGAAACTGGCGACATGAAAGGGTCATTTGACTTCGCCGGAATTTGGCGGCATCTTGCCCGCACCACATGGAGGTTGAGACATGCTTATCGGGGACTTTGAACGCTCATAAGCGCCGGATCGCGGAAGTGATCCCGTGCGCGGCGTCGCGCCCCTTTGTCATGTCTATTCTTTCGCGGAGTCCCCTCCATGTTCAAGTTTTTCGAAAACCTCGTTGATCCTTATGTGCCGTATGAAGAGTCGGACACGCCGCCGACGCGGCTGTGGCCGTTCATGCGGCTTTACATGGTGCCGTTTCGCCGGGTGTTCTGGATGGCCGGGATCATGTCGGTCGTGGTGGCCGCCATCGAGATCTGGCTGATCTACTACATGGGGCGGATCGTCGACATCCTGGCGGGCGACCCGATGGAGGTCTGGCGGGCCTACGGCACCGAGATCATCGTGGTGGCGGTGTTCATCTTGGCCGTACGCCCCGCGATACAGGCGTTCGACGTGATGTTGCTGAACAACACGATCCTGCCGAATTTCGGCACGCTGATCC belongs to Roseovarius sp. THAF27 and includes:
- a CDS encoding ribokinase, with product MIFNLGSINVDYFYEVPHLPQPGETLAAKSYATGLGGKGANMSVAIARAGGQVRHIGAVGPEGAWLKTRLADYGIDVAHISEVDTATGHAVINVDRQGENAIVIFPGANRKQSPGSIDAALHDARQGDILMFQNETNGKKFAAAQAREKGLHVVYVPAPYDESAVMDVLSYTQILVLNEIEFSQMMQATGRDVATLGVATIVVTRGAQGALLLEESAGWTERVFAAPAVDPVDTTGAGDTFAGYLAAGLDAGLDAAVAVQRAVSASALQVTRRGTADAIPDLTEVQAFMRQDPTNGASLPHN
- the msrA gene encoding peptide-methionine (S)-S-oxide reductase MsrA, whose product is MHHLRNIKATVLAISIAVGFGVQTNAAKAAETETLTVAGGCFWCVEADFESVEGVSEVVSGYTGGTVENPTYKQVVRGGTGHYEAVQIEYDPAQVSRDELLSLFFRSVDPTDAGGQFCDRGDSYRTAIFVNGNAEKEAAETAKAKAAASLGQDIVTPILPASDFYQAEDYHQDYYKGDRLIITRFGPKTQAKAYKAYRKACGRDARIRQLWGNDAPFVGS
- a CDS encoding D-amino acid aminotransferase; amino-acid sequence: MAEHQTTHQAEEDARNEEILIWLNGRIVPKAEALVSVYDSGFMLGDGVWEGLRLYDGTWAFVDEHLDRLFEAAKAIDLDIGLSREEVLQAILDTQKANDMTSDAHARLMVTRGVKTRPFQHPSLSRQGPTVTIIMEHSRPKIARPIRLATVPHLRGLPMTQDPKLNSHSKLNCILACIAAEKAGADEALMLDVHGFVNTTNACNFFIVRKGEVWTSTGDYCMNGITRQKVIDLCRENGIPVHERNYSLVDTYGAEEAFLTGTFGAQTPVSEIDERPIGDGEAGPVTKRIQALYKDLIAKECA
- a CDS encoding HAD family hydrolase: MRIAMWSGPRNLSTAMMYAFAARGDCAVIDEPFYAAYLTMTGLEHPMRDEIIASQSCDPADVVAGLMGPIPQGKQHFYHKHMAQHMIDGVPREWIRDVVNVFLIRHPARVVASFSAKYEKPTLDDIGFRQQAELFDQVKALGGDPVVIDSADIRRDPEGHLRALCDRIGLEWTPDMLRWPKGGHADDGVWASHWYGAVHGSTGFASAEGEVPELTGWKADLSAAAMPYYEALRGEAVNAPYQG
- a CDS encoding argininosuccinate synthase; this encodes MSAPKKVVLAYSGGLDTSIILKWLQTEYGCEVVTFTADLGQGEELDPARKKAELLGINPDNIYIEDIREEFVRDFVFPMFRANALYEGQYLLGTSIARPLISKRLVEIAAETGADAVAHGATGKGNDQVRFELAAYALNPDIKVIAPWREWDLTSRTRLLEFAEKNQIPIAKDKRGEAPFSVDANLLHTSSEGKVLEDPAEPAPDYVYQRTTNPEDAPDVPELVEIGFEKGDAVSINGEAMSPATILTRLNELGGKHGIGRLDFVENRFVGMKSRGIYETPGGTVLLEAHRGIEQITLDSGAGHLKDSLMPRYAELIYNGFWFSPEREMLQAAIDKSQEHVTGTVRLKLYKGSVTCVGRWSDHSLYSEAHVTFEEDAGAYDQKDAAGFIQLNALRLKLLAARNRRLKG
- the ilvA gene encoding threonine ammonia-lyase IlvA; the protein is MSDFRTKARAAEAEMRAVFEPTPLQRNAHLSDRYGAEVYLKREDLSPVRSYKLRGAFNAMRKVMAAGEDAPVFVCASAGNHAQGVAFMCRHFGVKGVIFMPVTTPQQKIGQTRKFGGDAVTIRMVGDYFDDTLAKAQAYCAEVGGHFLSPFDDEDVIEGQASVAVEIEAQLGVVPDRIVLPVGGGGLSSGVRSYFGPEANMVFVEPMGGACLAAALQAGAPVRLKSVNTFADGAAVAQIGARTFERLRDVDSASVLAVAEDRVCTTMLEMLNIEGMVLEPAGALAVDALKDLDISPGEKIVCVTSGGNFDFERLPEVKERAQRFAGLKKYFVLRMPQRPGALKDFLTILGPDDDIARFEYLKKSARNFGSVLIGIETSDAANFQRIEAEMTAGGFEHRDITNDQILAEFLI
- a CDS encoding Hpt domain-containing protein, which produces MIDWNRVTQLRDEIGAEDFDEVVEIFLEEVEEEIAELRANPAPETLEAKLHFLKGSALNLGFDDFSRLCKDGELTAARGDASDIDLAHIVETYTSSKTEFLGELPRLTSN
- a CDS encoding PP2C family protein-serine/threonine phosphatase — translated: MSIRRVLVVDDSRLQRRIINAALSRLGLEVVEAGSGTEALAICEAAPPDLVISDWMMPGMNGLELCRAFRALPREDYGYFILVTSKSEKEEVALGLDAGADDFLTKPINPGELRARIAAGDRIVRMQRELSETNRLVRETLAELQGLYDSLDSDLIEAKKLQQSLISERYREFGSAQVSLLLRSAAHVGGDLVGVFPVSETRIGLYAIDVSGHGVSSALMTARLAGYLSATTPEQNVALVHGPDGFLPRPPNEVLADLNQMFLGEIETELYFTMLLADVDLATGRVTMAQAGHPCPAIQRADGRVEINGPGGLPVGLIDGATYDAFEVQLYPGDRLLLHSDGVDECADRAGRLLGEDGVRRILRELRQTEGMALLESVIWKLAEYAGRDDFDDDVSAVLLEFRPVGKAP
- a CDS encoding NUDIX domain-containing protein, encoding MRRFGKPPRPDIRYTARPGAYAILPRNGKLLLTWQEEPKPEMQLPGGGIDPGESPLQALHREVFEETGWRIAGPRRLGAFRRFVYMPEYDLWADKICIVYHARPVRPLSAPSEPGHTAFFADPETAARHVGNPGDRHFVRVLFRLA
- a CDS encoding Hsp33 family molecular chaperone HslO: MTLGQKIAWDDTVLPFQLDQSDVRGRVVRLDGVLDGVLKQHDYPAPVEALIAEMALMTALIGQTIKLRWKLSLQVQSQGPVRMIATDYFAPSEDGEPAKIRAYASFDPEQITDATPFEQIGEGYFAVILDQGKDTAPYQGITPIAGTRLSDCAEAYFAQSEQLPTRFALSYGRSTEGDGREHWRAGGVMIQMMPKASPFASGGGSGEDGLLSASDILDEDGEENWNRVNTLLDTVEDLELIGPSVSSTDLLVRLFHEETPRVFDVQPVRFGCTCSEERLRNSLSIYSAKDIGHMTTDEGTVTADCQFCGAHYTLDPATLGFEAEAKGDDE
- a CDS encoding CoA pyrophosphatase; protein product: MTSDLIATLRGALQGDMAPSSDYDLNPDVVLPEGRKLRPAGVLVPIEVTEAGARLWLTKRSSALQHHPGQVAFPGGKQEDGDADIVAAALREAHEEIGLDPDKVEVLGTLPPHETVTSFHVTPVIGVISTPFSPVPEAGEVEEVFSVPLEHVLELGRFRVESRRWRGTRRHYFAVPYGPYYIWGATARMLRAMAEAVRLGA
- a CDS encoding CCA tRNA nucleotidyltransferase, with product MTLTGDWIDANETQDVCRMLEAAGHRALLVGGCVRNALMGVAVNDIDISTDARPNAVVALAEAAGMKPVPTGIEHGTVTVVCRGVPFEVTTFRKDVETDGRRAVVAFADDVESDARRRDFTVNALYATRKGEVIDPLGGLPDIAARRIRFIDDAETRIREDYLRILRFFRFHAAYGDPAGGLDPDGLAACAALADGIDGLSKERIGAEMGKLLAARDPAPSVAAMRQAGVLAHVLPGADNRALAPLVHLEEMHGFDADAMRRLAALGGDNPADALRLSRKDARRLEGLRNEAAGPQPPEALGYHHGAETARDIVLLRAAMFELPVPRHAFAAAELGANAVFPINAQDLMPALEGPALGKALKELEDAWIASGFALDRQALLKLAT